The window cttatttatttatagtcattaaaattctttttgcGCTTCATTTGAAACTTGTGTTTTgtatacaacaatattttaatcagTTTTCAGACAAAGGCGATTCAGTGTTCAAAACAAGTTTGATATTCTACTTTAATGCatctttattttagtttttgaattgaaattttaaaattgtcaaTGACAAAAGAAATTCCctactgtttttttttttaattttaattacaattttttgttgatagtTCTTCATTTTCCTAAcatatttatttctcaatctttGCAATTTTGTCATAATTTTCAGGAGCACTATTGATTATTGTCTGTACTCcgtaatactattattaatcttGAAACAAGTTAAAAAATACCGCGGGTATTATCCAAAATTTCCCTCCGTTAATAATGGTGCCACTGAAATACACTAAGTAAGTTTAAACAACCTTTTCACTTCCATTACAAACATATaatgtgtgatttatacaaataataacGTCGAATTGTACTTgcattacaaaaaataatgtgtgtgtgagagagataCAGAGGGAATGAGGGATGGGGTCAATGCAGGCGGCCAATACAAACAATGCgtatcaaacaaatagaaatactaaaaaatgagCCAGAAATGGGTAAAAAAGGAATTATGATACAGAGCAGGTGTCACAAACTCCTAGTTCAACCTACTGTGGCTTTTGCTGGTTTGAATATGGTGATGTCAACAAGGTCTTTGAAGAGCTTGTCCTCCGGCTTCATCGGCTTTCCAGACGGAACATAAGCCAGTGCCGATGCATTGTAAGAAGTTGCACCGCTGTCCCTCAGTGACAAGCCAGACATATTCTGTTCGAGATACTGGGCATTGTGCATCTGCTCCGGGCTATAGCCATATCCGTAGCTGGCCATTTGGTTGTTGTACATCTGTTGGGAATATGTGTACCCCATGTGTTCAAATTGCATTGGTTGATGATACACGCCCATGGGTGGTTGCATGCCCCCCATCATCTGGTTGCTGAGGTGGCTTGGATACATATATGGTCTGACCACCGGGTTATTTGACTCTGTTTCGGGCCGTGGGATGTAGGCCCCACTAGGCAAGGGCTGGAAGCCGTTGGCTGCTGCTTGTGTAACTTGTGATTCTTGAGGTTGGCTAATGGCTGAGATGCTGTTGTCCAGCTGGGCTTCCCAAGGAGGAGGTGGAAAAGCACTGCTACTTTCAGAACCTATCAATAGAAATATATGAACTCAGATTTTTGCAGAAGAAAAAACTGTGTTCATCCACTCCAATTAGGGTTCATCAATCTCCGATTATGGTTTTATTAATCCCCAATTAGGACATATTAATCCCAACTTAGGCTCTAATTAGGATGGAGTGTGCTTCCTCTGAGAATGAGAGTTGATCCCAAAAAAAGTGGAcagaaacaaacaaacatgATAGCATCAAACAATAAGTTTAGATCACGGCTTGTTAGATTCACACAATGGGATCTTCCAGCCGGAGAAATTTCAATAGTTACCATATATTGGTGAGTCTGGCAGTTGTTGCTGGTTCGTCTGGCCATTCCATGTGAAGGCAGGTCCTTGCGAGTAAGTCAACTGGTCATGTTGAGCTACCAATGGACTTGAAGCGCTTCCGTTAGGGGGTAGAGACGGTTGTGGAGATTGACCACTACTTTGTTGCTGAAAAGGAGGCAATGAAGAATAGGCTTGCCCATTGGGATTTAAGGATTGAATGTCACTCTGTGGATACATATCGACCAGAGCAAGAATATTCTTCTGGGATGCAACTGGGCTCGGCGGCTGAGGCTCCGTCAATGGAACAAGTGCCAGAGAGTCTGCTGTCAGCAAGTTGAAATCATCTCCGCTCAAAAGATCAACTTTTGCTGTAGTTGTCAATTGGTTATTAGTTGCTGGAGGAGCAGTGAGTGTAAGCAGCAACTGTCCCTCTAAATTACTTTCGGACATCGATCTGAAAGCGATAATTGCGTCTTAAATGATAGATACAACCAAATTCAATCTCAAACAAGTTGGGAAATTCCGacatcaaaatatttcatagttGGCCAGCTGAAATTACCCTTTTTCTGATTGTTTATCACCAGTGTCAATGAGAGGAGCATCAATGTTGACCAAGGCTTGAGCAGGTTCAGGTTTTTTGTTCTCTGATTGAACAGGGATAGAGCCAGAAGAAATTAATTCATGTTTAGCCAAAATACGTTGCAAATCATCGTTTAGAGCGAGTCCTTGACATAATAGCGATTCATCCCTACATCATAGAAACATTGAAAGGGCCTTTAATCAAACCACAAGTATGATCATGCACAGCCACATCATTAGCAGGATGCTTAGTCAAAGACAGCTTTAATGTATTTTGGGCAGTTTCCATACATTTGTGCATCACACAACATGCATTGAAGTACAACATTGAGCTcctacaaaataattttatacccATATTGAAAACTAGAAACCACAGGTCTTACGTTGTTGAGTTAACAAGATGTACCACTCTAAGCTTATAGGTACGGCATTTTTTCACCAGATCAATAATGAGATCTTGCTTTACATCCTGCCaccaagaaaacaaaattaaaaaaagaatttttaaaaaaatttaaaaagaaattcttaaaatttcataatactatatttaaattagtCTGTAACATGGTAGCCATTAAGCAGCCAATTTCGCTTCCATGAGACCAGCATAAAGAGGTAATTTGGACTAAGCTATGCCAGCTGTAAAGACTGACGGTCAGATATTCAACATAACCAAGTATAATTCATCATACCTCTTTGTTATCAGGGCCTATAGTGTTCAGCATTTCAGCAAGGCCATCCAAAATACCGCGTGCATTTTCAATTTCTGTCGGGCTAACATAGAAAGATCTACCATCAACTTTTTACACGGATAATTTCCAATCACAAAGACAATAAAAAGATGCTAATAGAGGTATGAAAACCATTAAATTACTCTGTAGTTTCAATTCTGAAAATATCAGATAAGGCCACCAGGTATTTAAGGACTTGCTAAAAACTCTATTCAGATAGGGAGaacttaagaaaaatgcacCTCAATGTTGGAAATTCAGGTTCAACAGATGAATCAGCTGGAGGCGGTCTAGACTCAGAATTACCGATATTATGTAGGTTAGATGGCGGAGCAAAAACAGGTATTGACGTCTCAGAAATTCGGGGGAAAATTGCTCCGAGGCGCTGGAAAAAGGCCACAGGTTGCAGAAATAAGCAACATCGGATATGTTGGACATGAAAAAATGTAAACCACCAAGCAATGCGTAAGTCATGAATATGCTAGCGCCACATACCAACAACTCTTGATAAGCTGCAAAGTATTGGGTATATCTTGCCCTTGGTCCTCCAAAGGCTTCTTGCCaagtatttattaatattaatatcttCTCTTTCACATGAAAGTCCGGCTGTAACAAGGAATTTTGAGTCATTAGAAATTCTAACAACTTTTGGAAAGGAATCTAAGGGCCACAATCGTGACTAACTACCTTCTTCTTCGCAATTTTCACCATCTCACGTGGCAACTCCCTCTCAGCAACAAGCATATGGACAATATCACCACAGTTCTTAACAATTGTCTCCAATAACTAGAACACAAAACAAGACCCCAATTATTAACATTTCATCAACTGCAGGAAATCAGATACATTTCCCATAAAGGTTCTTTAGTTGTGGATAATTCTTTCAACACTTTTAAGTCATAGGGTAAGAACTCTTCTACTAAATGTTTTTAAGGAAATCTTTATTGCCGTGTATAACTTAATAGAAATGAGAATTGATGATTGAGCTATGCACGTGTACTCTCAATTTGCACCCTAATTTTGACTTTTAGCAATTATGGTTACTGTTACTACAGGACCAGCAAAATGTTAATGAAAGAAAAGTCAAGCTTACAGTCAGGGCAAGGAGCTGGACTTTGGGCCGTTTGCTACGTAGGCGATTCTTTATACCTTTTACAACATCTTTTGCTTGTCTGATACAAACAAGAGAGACCATGAGCTCACAGAAGGAATGTGCTATGCTTTcgcaataaaaacaactaGAATGCACATAAAGAGGTGAAGctacaaattcacaaatttctAGCATTCAGCATGAATGAAAGAAACTAAATCAGTTCAATTATCATGGTGATATAGATCCTCCCAGATCTATAGATAGCTTCCCCCTTCCAAATCCAATAGTGCAAAACCAACTACCTTATACCTCAATTTTTCGTTACACACTCTGGAATACAAACTACTCAGgcaacataaattattttaactaatcGTCAAAAGGAAAGTAGGTCACTTGATCATCTATTCATATCAATATGATACATTATGATGCGTAACATGACTTCAAACTGTAGTAGACatcctaaaattataaacGAGATCAATCAGTAGTTCAAGTCGGTGACATTCTAAAATCATCATGAACATCTCCATTTCTGCTGACTAGCTAAATCAACACTTCTAATCATTCCAAACACAATTATGAAGCTTGATTTccatttaaaatcaaatcaaatgcaGACTAACGCAAAAAGGATGCTGGAAAAAAGGAAATCCAAGCAATGATTACACTAAAAACTAGTATATGCAACTTGAGAGAATTACGCGGGATCCGCATTGCAAATATCGCAGATCTCGATATTTCTCGCCCAATCTGGACCGATCAGCATGTCGCTCGTTGCTCTTTCCACCATTGCATTCACCATTTTCGCTGCAGAATAATATCTCTCGCCGGATAAATATTATTGATCACAACCGGAGCCGCCGCGACACCGCCGGCGGAACCAGTCACGAAATACCGGCGACGCCCTCGGagattatactataatttgaactaaataatttatttatcgaAGGCGTCAGATCGCAGTCTTTTATCAAATGTATTGAGATCCTTTATGAATTTGgtatgagaaaaatatttaaatattctgtatataatattggtagagcttattatatttatatttaaaattcattacCACTTACCTGTCAACTGTTGCACTAGCATTCTGCTAAGATGTCGGTGTATAATTCAACTCTTAAAAATAACGTTGCACTCTCTGCCCTCCTTGTTTTGGCTgtcaattcactttttaaaaaaatataactattcttttcacatattttctttttgtaatttatgactatgttttttactttaattatttcttccTTATCTACTCTACTCTATTACTATCTCTTAACTATACTTAATTActaccccctccgtcccacaagaatatgcattattttctttttagcatatcccacaagaatatgcattttccaattttggaaagtctTTTATcactaatgaggtgagactcattcttcactaataatactttaactactttttttctctacttttttcttactttaccaatttcacattaaaagcCATGTCAAACCCAAAGCGCATGTTCTTTGGAGTACTTTATTagtaattagtagtagtatttcattCGTTCTacaataaaagtcacattttgttatttctgtCCATACTACAATGAGAAtctgatttcatttttaccataaatgataagtataTCTCGCTATCTACTAATTCActtcactcactttttttaaaaatcaatataaaaagtgaGCTGCTTCATATTCCAATATTCTTCTTTTCACCCCACCATTTTTACACTTCTTAAAACATATGCATACATCAAATGTAATCCTTATTGTGGGATCTTCTTAAAACATATGCATACATCAAATGTAattcttattgtgggatgAAGAGAATATTAACTTAAATCATTaagtatcattttcttaaatattttatttaacctgtttaattaaatactaactaatttaaaattatattatgacTTTTAGCATATTAAAATTCTATCATTCAATAAAAGTTATCAATActctaatttgaatttatttgtggtaaagtaaaaaaagggcgaaaaaatatgattttagtgaaaaatgaatatcATCATTTAAGATGAAGAAAATTCttaacatttataaaaaaatcataattttaaaaacagacagaaataaaaatagttcacATTTATAAGAGATTTTTACTTGAAAAATTGACCAAAGGAAAATGTTACTGTATCACAGTCaatatttaaagaatattatgaaaattacaaaatttgacAGTGAACGTCtctattaattaaagtaaGCTCTAAATTAAACAGATGACTTGACCTAGGAATCAATAGAGAGAGGAAATTAGGCAGATAGAGAAATAAAGGAGAGAAGCCAAAGCAAAATCCACCATTGTTCCCTACTGAGAGAGGAGAGTTGAAACACTCCCTCTCAACACAATCGTTTGAAGAAAACGTCGGATTAAACTGATTGAATTGAGAGGAAAATCATGTTGAGACTGTGGAAATGGTACCAGAATTGTTTAGCGACGCATCCAGTAAAAACGCAGGTGATTAGCTCCGGCTTCATTTGGGGGTTGGGCGATATTGGAGCTCAAGCCGTCACGCACTCCACCATCAAGCCGCAAAAGCATGTGCGTTGTCATTCCTATTATTATTGTCATTTCCTTATCACATGCGAGGTTTTTGCTAGgggttttggttttgatgaTTTTAATTGCGcgtttttgtttgaattttttcaataGGGGAACTTGTACAGTCTGTATTTCGCTTACATTTTTAGGGTTTAATGGAATACGATGCTAATTGGTGTTTACTGTGAGAAACCTGCGTTTGCATGCTCATCAATTTGGTTTGGTCATTTGGTGATGAAATGGTTATTATTTCCCTATTTTTATGTGACTTTGTTTACTTGTATTAGTCGTTGTATGTGGATTTGTATGAAACTTAGTAAAGGATTGGTTCGATTCTGATAAAGAGAACTTCGATAGTGTTTGTTGTCGAAGGTTGTTCGGCTACTTGGCCCTGATATTGCACACAAATGCTATTGGTTGACAGCATATCTATGATAGTGAAGCAATGGTGTATCGCTGTTTAGAGGTTTATTCTCCCATAATCTACTTGTTGAATCATGCTCTTCATGTTATTTTCGATCTCTTATCCAACAGAAGGTGGGAGTGTTCTGCTGCTTGAACTTTTGCACTGTGAAATACGTTTTCCTGTAATCTTAGTGTAACACTTGATGATAATCGATATGGATTCATCCTATTACTTATTTCATGGCAATGGATGAATCAGTATTTATGATGCTAGCAATAATCTTTACTATGATCAAACTAGATGTTGTAGAGTGTTTCTGAACATTCTTAAAACACCCCTATATCTCTTAACAGTGTAGACAATAGTATTATGTGGTTCTGCTTCTTTGAAGGTATTAAGCTGCTTCCCAGCAGAGAATAATGAATAGaacataaaattcataaatggGCTGTTCCTCCGTTTCATAAATATGATAGGTGGATCAGGCTTTGCGAATTTGGGGTTTGATTTTAGGTTTGATATGTTGTTGATTTGTTGGGGAAATATGGCTCCCTCATTCTTCAATTAACAATGGTATATCCTTGCTCACTTCTCCAGGATGAACATAAAGAATTAAAGATCAATTGGAGACGAGTGGCCACCACAACCATGTTTGGTCTTGGATTTGTTGGTCCAGTTGGTCACTACTGGTCAGTACTTTACCTATTTCCCGCATTGTTTTAGGAAAGttgtatttttactttttacttgtAGTATAAACTCTTACATATGCTCAGTTTGAATATACTGGTGGATATACTCTATTCACTTCAACTGCATGGCCCAGCCATTAATGACAAGCATACAACTGTTACCATATTTGACTCTGTTGCATTCTACTTAGTTCACTAAAGAGACGCAAACTATTTTCCATTATGACTTACTTGTAGAAAAACATTGAAATGCACAGGTTGTGCACACtagttttttttctcactACTGTACAGTATCAGTGTATGTCAACAAACGAGAAACCAGCAATGGGCATATTTCTGTATCATCTTCGGGATACTTGAGCACAACAGTATTGTCCTATATCTCATCTGTATGTCACTATGGCTGGTAACTGTCAATGACACAGCCCAGAATTGTAGGGAAAAATGTTGGATGACAataatgttatttatttttgtctgCCATGCAGGTATCAAGGGCTGGACCGCATCATTAGGGTGCGGCTAAAGCTACAGCCAAATTCTTTCCGTTTTGTCGCTTCAAAAGTAGCAGCTGATGGTATAATCTTTGGGCCCTTGGATTTACTCGTGTTCTTCACTTACATGAGCTATTCCTCGGGCAAAAGTACTGCTCAGGTTAAAGAAGATGTCAAGAGAGATTTTCTCCCAGCTTTGATTTTGGAGGGAGCAATATGGCCAGCTGTTCAGGTTGCCAACTTCCGATTTGTCCCTGTTCATAACCAACTTCTTTATGTCAACCTATTCTGTTTGCTGGATAGCTGCTTCCTTTCGTGGATTGAGCAACAACAAGACGCCCCTTGGAAGCGATGGTTGAAATCTAGTATCTCATTCAAGGAAGAGGGTCAAGGCGGCTGAATTCTTTTGTCCCTTCTTATAGCTTCTCATTGGGTTTTCTGATAAGCACCATTTTTGTCAGTGGAAAATCGAGCATTGAGCCAAGCTTTAAGAACACCTTTTAATGGTGGCTCGTATAGTTGAAGTGGGCATCCATGAAAAAGATTGTTCCCTCCAACAAGATGACCGACAagttctctctcttttcttgtttatcatttttctcttatttttttccctatGATAAATTTGTCGAACTTGGTAAAACAAGATTTGGTATTTAGGCAAATTCATGGTATTATCAAAATAGAACGTTATTTTCAGAAATAAGATTTGCTTCCATAACAATTTCAATTTACTAAGTTACTGTAAAAATATAACCAAGTCCAATAACATATTGGAGGAGCAGGACAGACAAGAAGACAACATAAATGAGCTATTTTTACAAGTATTGTACACAAATCGAATATTACAACTCTTTCTATTGTTCATCGTTTTTCCAGACAAAAATGGAACTAAAAATGTTGTTTAGAAGCCTAAGCAGAACCAAATTTGGCCAGCGCAGACTGGAACAACTCGGAGAATGCCTGTGACGTAGTCTGGTCATCGGCTTTGATCTTTAGTTGCACTTTACACGATGATGAGTTGATGATACACTCCACAAGATAAGCAGACGAACCATCTTCCTTCTGCGCGAAGAAAAAGAACTTGAAGTTTGGGGCTTGGCCACCTGATGCTATGCAGTTGATGGAGTGGCCTTGCATATGCTGAGGGAGGGCCTGAGGATTCATCATTCCCGCCACTCCTCGTGGATCTATAGAGGTTTCCTGAAcgaaaaaataacaaaagggCATCATCTATAAAAAGTGTAACAAGAGAAAAGTTATGGAAAACGCCAATAATAAGGAGAGAGCTTATTTCAAGTCTGGGCTGTTAATTTTCAACTTAAGCCTAATAAAGCCCCAAACCAAATCCATATACCCTCATCACAAGCATATTGGTAAAGAGGCAGCTATGAAGCTTCATAAACCTGGAATAAAGAAATGGGTTGTTGCCGCCATTTCTGCTGAAAAGCGTTTGCGTCTATGGAAGCTTTGGCATTAAGCAGCAAGGTAGGAGGAGCAGAACTGGGTGCGCCTGGCATTCCAAGACCGAATAGATCATCAATTGCAAAGCTAGCAGGTGGATGTACTGTCGATGGCTGGTCTATAGATACGAGATCAAAGTGGCCCTGAGAAGCACCAGCTGTTGTCGATGCATTGTAAGACGGGGCGCTATATGCAGAACCATTGTTTCCATAACCATGACCCTCTTCCTTCTCAGATGTACCCAATAATAAGTCCTTGTCATTTGCCTCGACTCTCTGAGCCACAACTGCAGCATCTGAAGGCTCAGTGCCAATAGATAGATTACCCAGTTCCTCTGAGAAAGCAAATTGGCCTCTGTGTTCCTTGTCAGTGAACATGTATGATGGCTGCAAAAATTGTGCCTGCATTAGTTAACGTGACCTGGCTCGATGCATACTTCTGAGTATACACATATTGGTTGTGCATTTACTCAGACAATCA is drawn from Salvia hispanica cultivar TCC Black 2014 chromosome 6, UniMelb_Shisp_WGS_1.0, whole genome shotgun sequence and contains these coding sequences:
- the LOC125192421 gene encoding TOM1-like protein 9 translates to MVNAMVERATSDMLIGPDWARNIEICDICNADPAQAKDVVKGIKNRLRSKRPKVQLLALTLLETIVKNCGDIVHMLVAERELPREMVKIAKKKPDFHVKEKILILINTWQEAFGGPRARYTQYFAAYQELLRLGAIFPRISETSIPVFAPPSNLHNIGNSESRPPPADSSVEPEFPTLSPTEIENARGILDGLAEMLNTIGPDNKEDVKQDLIIDLVKKCRTYKLRVVHLVNSTTDESLLCQGLALNDDLQRILAKHELISSGSIPVQSENKKPEPAQALVNIDAPLIDTGDKQSEKGSMSESNLEGQLLLTLTAPPATNNQLTTTAKVDLLSGDDFNLLTADSLALVPLTEPQPPSPVASQKNILALVDMYPQSDIQSLNPNGQAYSSLPPFQQQSSGQSPQPSLPPNGSASSPLVAQHDQLTYSQGPAFTWNGQTNQQQLPDSPIYGSESSSAFPPPPWEAQLDNSISAISQPQESQVTQAAANGFQPLPSGAYIPRPETESNNPVVRPYMYPSHLSNQMMGGMQPPMGVYHQPMQFEHMGYTYSQQMYNNQMASYGYGYSPEQMHNAQYLEQNMSGLSLRDSGATSYNASALAYVPSGKPMKPEDKLFKDLVDITIFKPAKATVG
- the LOC125194346 gene encoding protein Mpv17-like, with amino-acid sequence MLRLWKWYQNCLATHPVKTQVISSGFIWGLGDIGAQAVTHSTIKPQKHDEHKELKINWRRVATTTMFGLGFVGPVGHYWYQGLDRIIRVRLKLQPNSFRFVASKVAADGIIFGPLDLLVFFTYMSYSSGKSTAQVKEDVKRDFLPALILEGAIWPAVQVANFRFVPVHNQLLYVNLFCLLDSCFLSWIEQQQDAPWKRWLKSSISFKEEGQGG